From Cellulomonas oligotrophica, a single genomic window includes:
- the map gene encoding type I methionyl aminopeptidase yields MALKTPAEIEQMRPAGRFIASVLTSLREYAQVGMTTNDLDAHAHRLIDEAGARSVYLGYHPSFGAIPYPGVLCTSVNDAALHGLPSDLVLQDGDVLSVDIAAEVEGWVADSALTFQLGTPTPEAQQLILTTERALAAGIAAAQPGARMGDVSAAIGRIGRQAGYGINADFGGHGVGRTMHEDPHVPNLGRAGTGERLKPGLVIAIEPWFMAGGDAYVVDPDGWTIRSADGSLTAHAEHTIAITKRGPVVLTARD; encoded by the coding sequence GTGGCACTCAAGACACCCGCCGAGATCGAGCAGATGCGCCCCGCGGGGCGGTTCATCGCGTCCGTCCTGACCTCGCTGCGCGAGTACGCGCAGGTCGGCATGACGACGAACGACCTGGACGCGCACGCGCACCGCCTCATCGACGAGGCCGGTGCCCGCTCGGTGTACCTCGGCTACCACCCGAGCTTCGGCGCGATCCCGTACCCCGGGGTGCTGTGCACGTCCGTCAACGACGCGGCCCTGCACGGCCTGCCGTCGGACCTCGTGCTCCAGGACGGCGACGTGCTCAGCGTCGACATCGCCGCGGAGGTCGAGGGGTGGGTCGCCGACTCCGCGCTGACGTTCCAGCTCGGCACCCCCACGCCCGAGGCGCAGCAGCTCATCCTCACCACCGAGCGGGCTCTCGCCGCGGGCATCGCCGCCGCGCAGCCCGGTGCACGCATGGGCGACGTGTCCGCCGCGATCGGCCGCATCGGCCGGCAGGCCGGCTACGGCATCAACGCGGACTTCGGCGGCCACGGCGTCGGCCGCACCATGCACGAGGACCCGCACGTGCCGAACCTGGGACGCGCCGGCACCGGGGAGCGGCTCAAGCCGGGCCTGGTCATCGCGATCGAGCCCTGGTTCATGGCCGGCGGCGACGCGTACGTCGTCGACCCCGACGGCTGGACGATCCGCAGCGCCGACGGCTCCCTGACCGCGCACGCCGAGCACACCATCGCCATCACCAAGCGCGGCCCGGTCGTCCTCACCGCCCGCGACTGA
- a CDS encoding endo alpha-1,4 polygalactosaminidase, whose product MTPHPAPHRARPAGRVPARRALVGLVALLAAAGCSGTPTGTGTVASPPAAPVTASPTTSVAATDDASPVADAAPPVALPPSGAVFEYQLGGADEPADGTEVVIRDSTEPPSGRYDVCYVNGFQTQPGDTEQVIRDEPELVLHVDGEPLRDPGWPDEVIFDVSTPALRERVAARVGATIDGCAAAGFDAVEIDNLDAYTRSEGLLDEDDTLATAALLIDRAHAAGLAFAQKNTAELTEQVRALGADLVVAEECAAWEECGVFTSVYPVVLDVEYDADVFAAACAAQADSGTRDPHLSVILRDYDVSPRSAPDAVHETC is encoded by the coding sequence ATGACCCCGCACCCCGCCCCGCACCGCGCCCGCCCGGCAGGACGCGTCCCGGCCCGCCGCGCGCTGGTCGGTCTCGTCGCCCTGCTCGCGGCCGCCGGCTGCTCGGGCACGCCGACGGGCACCGGCACGGTCGCCTCGCCGCCCGCCGCACCGGTCACGGCCTCCCCCACGACGTCCGTCGCGGCCACCGACGACGCCTCCCCCGTCGCCGACGCCGCTCCCCCGGTCGCGCTGCCCCCGTCGGGTGCCGTGTTCGAGTACCAGCTCGGCGGCGCGGACGAGCCCGCGGACGGCACCGAGGTCGTGATCCGCGACTCCACCGAGCCCCCGTCGGGCCGGTACGACGTCTGCTACGTCAACGGCTTCCAGACCCAGCCCGGCGACACCGAGCAGGTCATCCGCGACGAGCCCGAGCTCGTGCTGCACGTCGACGGCGAGCCGCTGCGCGACCCGGGCTGGCCCGACGAGGTCATCTTCGACGTCTCGACGCCCGCGCTGCGCGAGCGCGTCGCCGCACGCGTCGGCGCGACGATCGACGGCTGCGCCGCCGCGGGGTTCGACGCCGTCGAGATCGACAACCTCGACGCCTACACCCGCTCCGAGGGTCTGCTCGACGAGGACGACACCCTGGCGACCGCCGCGCTGCTGATCGACCGCGCGCACGCCGCCGGCCTGGCGTTCGCGCAGAAGAACACCGCCGAGCTCACGGAGCAGGTGCGGGCCCTGGGCGCCGACCTGGTGGTCGCCGAGGAGTGCGCCGCGTGGGAGGAGTGCGGGGTGTTCACGTCCGTCTACCCCGTGGTCCTCGACGTCGAGTACGACGCCGACGTGTTCGCCGCGGCGTGCGCCGCCCAGGCCGACAGCGGCACGCGCGACCCGCACCTGTCGGTGATCCTGCGCGACTACGACGTCTCCCCGCGCTCCGCCCCCGACGCCGTCCACGAGACCTGCTGA
- a CDS encoding DNA polymerase IV has protein sequence MDRGADRVQRLVDAVRVRDAATVMHLDADAFFAAVEQRDKPSLRGRPVLVGGVGGRGVVSTASYEARRDGARSAMPMARARRLSPAAAVLTPRFAAYSAYSAVIMATLRELTPAVEPLSIDEAFADLALAEGGAPDPQEAGERVRALVAERTGLTVSVGVGRSKLVAKIASDLRKPGGLVVVRPEDEDDVLLPLDVRTIPGVGPATAAALERLGVRTVADLRRQPLDTLTMTLGESSGTNLFLLARGLDDRPVVVTSERKSAGAERTFAHDLFGRELVLAAVDDVVDEALQRLERHGGATRTVVAKVRYSDFSTVTRSVTFPQPTASAADLRDAARSATLAAGINDPVRLLGVSFHGLSAHAQLALDLPGVAVERGTAPVALDDEVGDARPAVRVRPEPGTEASRADADRPVVGRPLGPAPSGRALDVTNARPGLDVEHATLGRGWVVHVRGREATVRFETALTEPARSRVVDLDADPLLLVDPVGVTPPAAVPEHLREPA, from the coding sequence GTGGACCGGGGAGCAGACCGCGTGCAGCGGCTCGTGGACGCCGTGCGCGTGCGCGACGCCGCGACGGTCATGCACCTCGACGCCGACGCGTTCTTCGCCGCCGTCGAGCAGCGCGACAAGCCGTCGCTGCGCGGCCGCCCGGTGCTGGTCGGCGGGGTCGGGGGGCGCGGCGTCGTGTCCACCGCGTCGTACGAGGCCCGCCGCGACGGGGCCCGCTCGGCGATGCCCATGGCGCGCGCCCGGCGCCTGAGCCCCGCCGCCGCGGTGCTGACCCCGCGGTTCGCCGCCTACTCGGCGTACTCCGCGGTCATCATGGCGACGCTGCGCGAGCTGACGCCGGCCGTCGAGCCCCTGAGCATCGACGAGGCGTTCGCGGACCTCGCGCTCGCCGAGGGCGGCGCCCCCGACCCGCAGGAGGCCGGCGAGCGCGTGCGCGCCCTCGTCGCCGAGCGGACCGGGCTGACGGTGTCGGTCGGCGTCGGGCGGTCCAAGCTGGTCGCGAAGATCGCGTCCGACCTGCGCAAGCCCGGCGGCCTGGTCGTCGTGCGGCCCGAGGACGAGGACGACGTGCTGCTGCCGCTGGACGTGCGGACCATCCCGGGCGTCGGGCCCGCCACGGCGGCGGCGCTGGAACGGCTCGGGGTGCGCACCGTCGCCGACCTGCGCCGCCAGCCCCTCGACACCCTGACGATGACGCTCGGCGAGTCGTCCGGCACGAACCTGTTCCTGCTGGCCCGTGGCCTCGACGACCGGCCCGTCGTCGTGACCAGCGAGCGCAAGTCCGCCGGTGCGGAGCGCACGTTCGCGCACGACCTGTTCGGCCGCGAGCTCGTGCTGGCGGCCGTGGACGACGTGGTCGACGAGGCCCTGCAACGGCTCGAGCGGCACGGCGGCGCCACCCGGACCGTGGTGGCGAAGGTGCGGTACTCGGACTTCTCGACCGTGACGCGGTCGGTGACGTTCCCGCAGCCCACCGCGTCGGCGGCCGACCTGCGCGACGCCGCCCGCAGCGCGACCCTGGCCGCGGGCATCAACGACCCCGTGCGGCTGCTCGGGGTGTCGTTCCACGGTCTGTCCGCGCACGCGCAGCTCGCGCTGGACCTGCCGGGCGTGGCCGTCGAGCGCGGTACGGCGCCGGTGGCCCTCGACGACGAGGTGGGCGACGCCCGGCCCGCGGTCCGGGTGCGGCCGGAGCCGGGCACCGAGGCGTCCCGGGCGGACGCCGACCGGCCCGTCGTGGGCCGCCCGCTCGGCCCGGCGCCGTCCGGCCGCGCCCTCGACGTGACGAACGCCCGTCCCGGCCTCGACGTCGAGCACGCGACACTGGGACGCGGGTGGGTCGTGCACGTGCGCGGCCGGGAGGCGACCGTGCGGTTCGAGACCGCGCTGACGGAGCCGGCCCGCTCGCGCGTCGTCGACCTCGACGCCGACCCCCTGCTGCTCGTCGACCCCGTCGGCGTGACCCCGCCCGCCGCCGTCCCCGAGCACCTCCGGGAGCCCGCATGA
- a CDS encoding NAD(P)H-binding protein produces the protein MGVIAVTGATGQVGRRVAERLAGTRDDAQPVVQRLLVRDPKAMASAAGREVVGVQGYADTEGMRAALEGADDLFLVSGRESADRVAEHRAAIDAAVAAGVRRVVYLSFLGAAPDATFTFARDHWATEQHLAASGLRWTALRDSLYHAAWPAFVGDDLTIRGPAGDGRVASVGHGDVSDVVVGVLLAGDAYDGQVLDVTGPTALTVAEVADTVGRVTGRPVRYAPESLDEAYASRAGYGAPDWEVTGWVTSYAAIAAGELDVVSDTVERVMGRPPQDLETWLRAHPETWRHLVRR, from the coding sequence ATGGGTGTGATCGCGGTGACGGGAGCCACGGGGCAGGTAGGTCGACGGGTCGCCGAACGGCTCGCCGGCACGCGGGACGACGCGCAGCCGGTGGTGCAGCGGCTGCTCGTGCGGGACCCGAAGGCGATGGCCAGCGCCGCGGGCCGGGAGGTCGTCGGCGTGCAGGGGTACGCCGACACCGAGGGCATGCGGGCCGCGCTGGAGGGCGCCGACGACCTGTTCCTCGTCTCCGGGCGCGAGTCCGCCGACCGTGTCGCCGAGCACCGGGCCGCGATCGACGCGGCCGTCGCCGCGGGGGTGCGGCGCGTGGTGTACCTGTCGTTCCTCGGCGCCGCGCCCGACGCGACGTTCACGTTCGCGCGCGACCACTGGGCCACCGAGCAGCACCTGGCCGCGTCGGGGCTGCGGTGGACCGCGCTGCGCGACAGCCTCTACCACGCGGCCTGGCCGGCGTTCGTGGGCGACGACCTGACCATCCGCGGGCCGGCGGGCGACGGACGGGTCGCGAGCGTCGGGCACGGAGACGTGTCCGACGTCGTCGTCGGCGTGCTGCTCGCGGGCGACGCCTACGACGGGCAGGTGCTCGACGTGACCGGGCCGACCGCGCTGACCGTCGCGGAGGTCGCCGACACCGTCGGTCGGGTCACGGGCCGGCCGGTGCGGTACGCGCCCGAGTCGCTCGACGAGGCGTACGCGTCCCGGGCCGGGTACGGCGCCCCCGACTGGGAGGTCACCGGCTGGGTGACCTCGTACGCGGCGATCGCCGCGGGCGAGCTCGACGTGGTCAGCGACACGGTCGAGCGTGTCATGGGACGCCCGCCGCAGGACCTGGAGACGTGGCTGCGCGCGCACCCGGAGACGTGGCGCCACCTCGTGCGCCGGTAG
- a CDS encoding 2-phosphosulfolactate phosphatase → MGDQVRARVRMEWGRTGAMALLGEHAPRSMTVVVDVLSFGTAVTVACEGGARVLPVPWSDPAEAERLAEATGAALARPRGDGRLSLSPASLRDVGAQRLVLPSPNGAAITHAVAGTGARVVVGCLRNASAVARAAAAHLDADPAHDVVLVPAGERWTDGSLRPALEDLLGAGAVAAVLRAHGTGLSPEALAAAALWSATPDAAAAVLASTSGRELVRTGWPQDVDMAVAVDASRVVPTVVGTDDGPEVRAG, encoded by the coding sequence GTGGGGGATCAGGTGAGGGCACGGGTGCGGATGGAGTGGGGCCGCACGGGGGCGATGGCGCTGCTCGGCGAGCACGCGCCACGGTCGATGACGGTGGTCGTCGACGTGCTGTCCTTCGGCACCGCCGTGACGGTGGCGTGCGAGGGCGGGGCGCGGGTGCTCCCGGTGCCGTGGTCCGACCCGGCCGAGGCGGAGCGGCTCGCGGAGGCGACCGGGGCGGCGCTGGCCCGGCCCCGCGGGGACGGACGGCTGAGCCTGTCACCCGCGTCCCTGCGCGACGTGGGTGCGCAGCGGCTGGTGCTGCCGTCGCCGAACGGTGCCGCGATCACGCACGCGGTGGCCGGGACGGGGGCGCGGGTCGTCGTGGGGTGCCTGCGCAACGCGTCGGCGGTCGCGCGGGCCGCGGCGGCGCACCTGGACGCGGACCCCGCGCACGACGTCGTGCTCGTCCCGGCCGGCGAGCGGTGGACCGACGGCAGCCTGCGCCCGGCGCTGGAGGACCTGCTGGGCGCCGGGGCGGTGGCCGCGGTGCTGCGCGCGCACGGCACGGGCCTGTCGCCCGAGGCCCTCGCGGCGGCGGCGCTGTGGTCGGCGACGCCCGACGCGGCCGCGGCCGTGCTGGCGTCGACCAGCGGCCGTGAGCTCGTGCGCACGGGGTGGCCGCAGGACGTCGACATGGCCGTGGCCGTGGACGCGTCACGGGTGGTGCCGACGGTCGTCGGCACGGACGACGGCCCCGAGGTGCGGGCCGGCTGA
- a CDS encoding GNAT family N-acetyltransferase — protein MTLFAEHRPDLRGVPDPALVVRVAAPDDVDAVVSVAATRGERAPGFRDQVAAWAQDPARHVLVADRRGEVVGWAMLARWVDPTDVPDGWYVSALTVHPAWRRRHAGDRLLRALLTCDLAADGPVRSVVNAGNGPSLALHRRHGFVEVRRAATLAGITFVGGTGVLLAADRGERGRA, from the coding sequence GTGACCCTCTTCGCCGAGCACCGGCCCGACTTGCGAGGCGTGCCCGACCCCGCTCTCGTCGTACGCGTCGCGGCCCCCGACGATGTCGACGCGGTCGTGTCTGTCGCGGCCACCCGGGGGGAGCGGGCACCCGGGTTCCGCGACCAGGTGGCGGCCTGGGCCCAGGACCCTGCCCGGCACGTGCTCGTGGCCGATCGACGCGGTGAGGTCGTCGGCTGGGCGATGCTCGCCCGCTGGGTCGACCCGACCGACGTGCCGGACGGCTGGTACGTCTCCGCACTGACGGTGCACCCGGCGTGGCGCCGACGCCACGCCGGTGACCGGCTCCTGCGCGCGCTGCTGACCTGCGACCTCGCCGCCGACGGACCGGTACGCAGCGTCGTCAACGCCGGCAACGGCCCCTCCCTCGCCCTGCACCGCCGGCACGGGTTCGTCGAGGTGCGTCGCGCGGCTACGCTCGCCGGGATCACCTTCGTCGGCGGCACCGGCGTGCTGCTCGCGGCGGACCGAGGAGAGCGGGGACGGGCGTGA
- a CDS encoding low molecular weight protein-tyrosine-phosphatase gives MTVCTGNICRSPMAEVVLRDRFEAAGLGDRVVVDSTGISDEEHGNPVDRRARAVLRAHGYDDGTGHHARQVRASDLLARDLLLPMTSAHARALRRLAGDDPALTGRIRMLRTFDPAAPGPDQPEHLLDVDDPWYGPDAGFETTLAEIEAAADGIVAHVREALAARG, from the coding sequence ATGACGGTCTGCACCGGCAACATCTGCCGCTCGCCGATGGCCGAGGTGGTGCTCCGCGACCGGTTCGAGGCCGCCGGCCTCGGCGACCGCGTCGTCGTCGACTCCACCGGCATCAGCGACGAGGAGCACGGCAACCCCGTGGACCGTCGCGCCCGCGCGGTGCTGCGCGCGCACGGGTACGACGACGGCACGGGCCACCACGCCCGCCAGGTCCGCGCGTCCGACCTGCTGGCCCGCGACCTGCTGCTGCCCATGACGTCGGCCCACGCCCGCGCGCTGCGCCGCCTCGCCGGCGACGACCCCGCCCTGACCGGCCGCATCCGCATGCTGCGCACCTTCGACCCCGCGGCCCCCGGCCCCGACCAGCCCGAGCACCTGCTCGACGTCGACGACCCCTGGTACGGCCCCGACGCCGGCTTCGAGACCACCCTCGCCGAGATCGAGGCCGCCGCCGACGGCATCGTCGCCCACGTCCGCGAGGCCCTCGCCGCCCGCGGCTGA